In the Sorghum bicolor cultivar BTx623 chromosome 4, Sorghum_bicolor_NCBIv3, whole genome shotgun sequence genome, tacctatgactttgcctttgcaaaacacacgttagtcatagtaatcaacattgtcattaatcaccgaaatcactaggggcctagatgctctttcacaaacatTGTCTCATCAtaaataactaggcttaaaagattatctcgcaatttacaagcaaactgtggaattagtttttgttttcacatatatttaatgcttcatacatgtgctgcaagattcgatgtgacggagaatcttgaaaagtttttggtttttggggtgaactaaacaaggccttatgtggagtccaacaaaattggattttttattttatgttttttatgatttaatatgatttttcaaagatttagtcAAACtaattttaaaagaaaaagataaaaaccattgtcactgtagcaaaaccgtTATTCATTGTAGTAAAACCGTTATTCGAAACCGCTCCAGAGAGGTAAAATGTATAGTTTGAAAAGTTGAGGAAGGTGATTTGTCCAGTTTTGGAGTTGATGGAGGAAAATCGGACTTTCGTAAAAGTTAAGAGAggaaaagtagactttttctaAGGGCGAATACCAGACTAGTTGGCCAGAGTGGGTTAACGGAACCATGGACCCTGCGTTGAGAGACGAGAGGTCACAGGAGAACTCGGTGACCCGCACTCATGCCTCAAGATGGCAACGGGGAATTTCCCATCTGGTTTTTGCTTCCCCATCTCCATCCCCACGGAGGTAAAACCTCCCCCATTAAGGCTCACGGGGAATGTTTTGTTCCCATCCCCGTCCCCGTGCAGGGAATTCATCTCCAACTCATCTCCAATGGAGAACTTGTCCCCGCTACAGGATAAGAAATAGTTCTCAAATCAACAATCCAAAGGCACGAAAATACTAAGTAAATGTATCTTGCAACAACATCAAATAGGATTGTAGAATAATTTACAAATCACAGCTCACAATGACAAGTCCCTGGAAGGAATTCTCACAAACAGAAAATAATATGGCTCAGCACCTAGACGTTGCCTTCCTGGCTTCCTGTAGATCGAGCAAAGAGTGAGTAGAGAGAGAACATCGAGAGTTTGGCCAAGGATAAGGTCACAGGGATGCGTTCATGCCGGCCGAACAACGCCTGTCCTCTAGCTTCGCCACGGTTGTGAAGAAACTGGAGCACGAGCCTACGAGCCAGTCAGATGAGCACGAGCCTGGGGCGAGCGCGAGCTGCATGACGGCATCGCCGGCTAGTGTTTGCAAGAGCACCTAAACCATGAGGGAAGGAGATCGAGAGAGTGGAGCGCTGCTGCGGCGGCTACAGGTGAGGAACTATTGAGAGAGAGGATAGAGTTAGTTGGTTAGGGTTACTCTTGCAATATATACTCTGCTCTTGGATTGGGCCTTTGCGGGCTGCTAGTAGATCACACGTCTTGATGGGCCTCgctagtacttaacaaattggAACGGGGACGGAGGACAAGCGACCATTCACGCCCCGTAAGACCCGACGGGGGATGCATTTTCCCCGTATGATTCCCCGTGGGGAAGAAATTGGTTCCATCCCCATCCTCTAATAAGGGAATTCCCCGCGAGGAATCGGGTATTGGGTCTCCGTTGCCATCTTTGCTCATACCACACCACGCCGTCCAGCTGTGGTTTCTCTCTCCCCCACAGCGTGGCCTCCATTCCTTTGTCTAGAAGCGGGCCCCACGCCACCGGCGCGGCCTCCCTTCATGTCTTTCGTGTCGACGGAGTGAAAAAATTGTGCCCAAGCCCAAATGACGGCCAGGCGGGCAAACCCTAGATCTCAAACGACTTCCGTCTTCTTCCTTCACGCATGCTCTCCCTCGCCCCATGTCCAAACTCTAGATCTCAAAACAAGTTTCCTTCCTTTCACCTCACTAAGtttcctttcctttttcttACTCTCACTCTCACTAACGCAGCCACACTCTTCCTTGCTCCCCAATGGAGAATCTCGATCCCATGGGGAAAGTACTCGCCATCGACGACATGGTGGTTGAAATCGCCTTGCGTATCCCTCCCTCCGACCCAGCGAGCCTCGTCCGCGCCGCCCTAGTCTCCAAAAATTGGCAGCGCCTCCTCACGAGCCCCGACTTTCTCTTAGCCTACGCCGAACGCTACGGCAGGCCGCCGTTCCTGGGATACTTTCACAGCAGCCCAAGCCCACTGAGTGGTCGTCAGATGGATCGTTTCgttcctgccgccgccgccttcccAACCTTCTCGCCGGACATCGGCACGGACAGCTGGTACACTCTCGACGTCCGCCAGGGTCGCGTGCTTCTGCTCCGCGTCACTCCCGATCTCATAGTTTGGAAACCGATGAGCGGTGAACACTTTCTCCTACCTCGGCCCCCGCGCTCGTATCAGTACCAAGCCGGGGCGGTAATGTGTGCTAACAACCCACAGTGCAGGGATCCAGATTGCTACGATGTTCATGATTTTCGTGTTATTTTTGTGGGCTGTGATGATAAGCTTGTGACCTTCAACAAGAGGAAATTCTTTGAAGGGAATGAAACCTGGGCGTGCATCTACAGCCAGGAGACAGATGAATGGGGTGAGATATATGTACTGAAGGATGATCGTTATACTGAGCACCCGCTGTTAGAGCACAATCCTCCTGTGCTCCATAGAGATGCTCTCTACTTCACTCTTGAGATGCATGAGCTGCAGGGAGAAGAGGTGCGAGCAGCCCTGAAGTTTGATCTTACTGTCCAGAAACTATCTGTGGTGTTTGCCCCTGAAGGTGCATATGCAGATTTTGGAATGTTTTTTGGAACTTCGGAAGGTTTTGCATTTGCTGGAATTGCAGAAGAAGATGAGGATGAAGGGACTGAACAGAACACCATATCTATATGGAGCCTCACTGATAGTGACCCAGCTGTGTGGAGTTTcaatagagatattaacttggAGGTCACACTTCCGCCCGGTGCAGTCCAGCCAACATATATTCCGACACCGGTCGGTTATGTTGATGGCAAAGCAACAATCTGTATTGATTCGGGAGGAAGAATTTTTTCAATTGAAGTTGGTTCCTTGGAGACTAAAGATATTGGACCAAGCACTCGATCTCTATCTGTTCTCCCATTCGTGCACTTCTACACGCCTTCATTGCCTAAGGTCTTCCCTAAACAATTATTTCTTACTTTTTCTCTCTCGCTTTTTGCAATTGTTTAACtctgtttatttatttttgtattgCAGCCAAAAGACGATGGAGATAGTGGATCAAGTAAGGTTTATTCTCTGTTATGGTCCTTTCTGTGCTTTGACGTTTGCTAAGTCTCAGTCACGACATTTACTTCATCAAAGTGGTTATCAATACATGTTTCATTCAAAAAATCTTGTTAGCAGGCCTCACGTTTTTCTGGGTGTTGTATGTTTGACTTTGCAATTCTTTTAGCTGTATGACTATCTCATCAATGTAGCATTGCTTGCACAAGTCTCTTGTGAATTAGAATTTATAGGCAGCAAAGAATACAATGTGATGTGCTAGCTTAAATCATGACAGGAATTAGGCGGAAAGCACAAACATTTCATTTGTGTTAGCTATACATGCCTTTTTAGTAGCAGTGGCGACATGCAGTTGAAACAAGTCGTATGCTCACTTTTAGATCATTCAAGGTTGTATGAATTGATTGACTTATGTTGCAGGTATATGTTGCACGTGTACCTTTTGATTATCTTTATTAATGCATTTATTTAGCCATGAAAATAGTCCTTGTCCATAAGACTCCATATTTAGTTATTTACACTGGTGATATTTCTAATTGGTAGCTCAGCCTCCAGTAAGGTGTGTGTTTTATTTATGTACTTTTCAACTTACTCAGCTCAAACAAAGCAAATTGGGCCTTCAACTAGGCTTTTTGCTGTAACTTTTTAAACCAGTATCTAGCTTGTTTGAACTCAAGCAATGAACATGCTCTGAAAAGTGATTAGGCTATTATCTGATTGGATATTGTTGTGTGCCCTTTTGTTCTTTGACAACTGTTGAGTCTCTTTATCTAAAATGTGATcaatagatgtttggtgcaaaaGTTTTTGTTAGCATGCTACCATTCCTTTTTGCATGCTGTATGTTTTATTCTGAAATTGTTTTAGCTCTATGGCTAGCGGATCAATGTGCAGCATTGCCTGCAGGTGATTGAAATTTCTATATGAGAAAACATTATTGAACAAATATTTAATTCATCCTAATGGTGTATCCTTTTGTGGTAGTAATGATAAtgtcaaattggaaaaggaatGTGTGACAGAAATTTCTATATGAGAAAACACTATTGAACAAATATTTAATTCATCCTAATGGTCTATCCTTTTGTGGTAGTAATGGTAATGTCTGATTGGAAAAGAAATGTGTGACTGAAATCTCTATTATGAGAGAACATTATTGAACaaatagttaattcatcctaatgGTGTATCCTTTTTTGGTACTAATGGCAATTTCTGATTGGAAAAGAAATGTGTGACTCACTTTGTGGATTATTGAAGCTTGCATATCTTGGTTGCATTCATTTTGCTGTAAATATATCCCGCGCCTTTGGTCTTTTCCCTTTAGGATTGATACTTGTACTGTTCTTGTGGCTGGACACTGGTTATATTAAAACAATCtctgcaattattttttattagcaGCTTTATTTACTCAACCCACTCGTGACAGTCCAAGTAATGCATACTGCAGACTTAAAATATGCTTTTAGTTGTAAGTTTTTTAAACTGCTATCAATGTTTCAAAACAAAATGATATAACCATATTGGATGGTCCAATGTAACATTTCATTGGTCGCATAAAGGATTTCAATAGTTTGCATTGATGAAACTTAGGATTATTTATGTAATTAGTTCATACGTTAACTTGGTTTTCTATACTCCCAGGATTAGTTACTCTCTATCTATTTTGTACTGTAGCTACGGCAATATGGGTGGATATAACGGGTCCGTAGGTGTTTAATTGGATCCACATATGTGTTCAATTGGATCCAATTAAGCATGTGCCTATTTGGTAGAGGAGTACATATTCATACTTTTTGAAGAGTATATACGCATTTTTCGAGTATATTTAGTGCCTTTTCAGAACGTATGCATTTATACCGAGTATATGTATACTTGTATATCTAGGAGTATATCCGTATGCTCAGGAAATTATTTTAGTATATCCATATTCTTGGGAGTATGTCCATATACTCACAGGATTATTTTGGTATATATATACTTGTGCGAGCATTTTATGGAGGACAAATTGATACAGTATGTGTATATACCTAGTAGTAGTATGGACTAATACCATGGAGATAGAGATTGAAACGTGGTTGGTGCTGCTGCCGCTAGGGCCCAACGACTACGCCGGTGAAGGGGAGATGAGGCGCCGCCGCTGTTGCTGAAGGGGAGATGGGATGCCACCACCAGTGGTGAAGGCGAGAGGGGGCGACCGGCTGCTGGGGCTGGCGTGCGCCGCTGCTGATGCTGGCTGCACGCAGCCGCCGATGGAGTCGTGGACGGGAGGTGCCGCCGTCTCCGATGGAGTGGAGTACGGGAGGGGGCACCGCCTAGCGCCTGCCAATTTGTAGTGACTGGCATTAAATGAAAGGGTATATCCGTATATGTACGGTGCTGGAAAAATAGAGGCTCGCACAGAAACGGGTCTACGTACTAACGGGTCAACTACATAGAACGAGCCGGCCTCTCGTGTGTGCGTACGACAAGGGAGTAACTAAAAAATTTACCCTATACATAATGTATGATTGTTTTACACAAAGGTTCCAGTTGCATTCTCTTACTTTTAGTTTTTAATTCTTTGCTTGCAATACtgaattttagtattttacagAAGGTGACACCGATGAGTTTACAGAAGATGAAGGAACGAGCGCTCTAGAAGACAAAAAGAATGCTACATCCAAGAAGGTGTGCAGCAGTCAGTTGCCTTTTAGTCTCTTCTTCTTTTGCAATTATCTCacccttttttttatttaggcTGAAGTTGGCACGAAGAGAGAAATCCATGCTGAGAAGACACCTTCTGGTAAGAAGGCCAAGGGTGATCAGTATGGTCAGAGTGTGAGCTTTTCAGGACCTGAGGAGTCATCATCTGAAGAAGTATGTCAATTTGATTTCTCTTCTCAAATTATTACAATTTGGTATTTTGTATTATCGGTTGCATATAGAATTGTTGGTGACGAGTACTG is a window encoding:
- the LOC8064282 gene encoding uncharacterized protein LOC8064282; amino-acid sequence: MGKVLAIDDMVVEIALRIPPSDPASLVRAALVSKNWQRLLTSPDFLLAYAERYGRPPFLGYFHSSPSPLSGRQMDRFVPAAAAFPTFSPDIGTDSWYTLDVRQGRVLLLRVTPDLIVWKPMSGEHFLLPRPPRSYQYQAGAVMCANNPQCRDPDCYDVHDFRVIFVGCDDKLVTFNKRKFFEGNETWACIYSQETDEWGEIYVLKDDRYTEHPLLEHNPPVLHRDALYFTLEMHELQGEEVRAALKFDLTVQKLSVVFAPEGAYADFGMFFGTSEGFAFAGIAEEDEDEGTEQNTISIWSLTDSDPAVWSFNRDINLEPKDDGDSGSSKVYVARVPFDYLY